The Methanothermobacter thermautotrophicus genome contains the following window.
GGTGACCGCAGTTCGGTGGTGGGCTACGCCTCACTTGTCCTGAGATAAAGGTGAAAAATTGAAGTCGTCGGCATCCGCACCTGCCAAGGCCATTCTTTTTGGTGAACACGCGGTGGTCTACGGCAAACCGGCAATTGCAGCTGCCATAGACCGCAGGGTGACTGTAACCGTAAGTGAATCCAGCAGCACCCATGTAACCATCCCCTCCCTTGGTATAGAACACATTTCAGATAGACCAGCCGGTGGCATCCTGGACTACATCGGGAGGTGCCTCGAGCTTTACCATGACTCATCACCCCTTGATATACTCGTGGAGATGGAGATACCCGCAGGTTCAGGCCTTGGATCGTCGGCTGCACTCACCGTTGCAATGATAGGCGCCCTCGACAGGTACCATGGAAGGGACCATGGACCCGGGGAGACAGCCGCCAGGGCCCACAGGGTGGAGGTTGATGTACAGGGAGCCGCAAGCCCCCTTGACACGGCCATCAGCACCTATGGGGGCCTGGTGTACCTTGACAGCCAGAGGAGGGTGAATAAGTTTGAGGCCGACCTGGGGGACCTTGTCATAGCCCACCTTGACTACTCCGGGGAAACAGCCAGGATGGTTGCCGGGGTGGCAGAGAGGTTCAGGAGATTTCCGGATATCATGGGGCGGATAATGGACACAGTTGAGGACATCACCAACACAGCATACAGGGAACTCCTCAGGAACAACACAGAGCCCATTGGGGAGCTCATGAACCTCAACCAGGGGCTGCTGGACTCCATGGGCGTATCCACACGTGAACTTTCAATGATGGTCTATGAGGCAAGGAATGCAGGGGCAGCGGGTTCAAAGATCACGGGTGCCGGCGGTGGCGGGAGCATAATAGCCCACTGCCCCGGATGCATGGATGATGTTGTCAGGGCCCTTAACAGGAACTGGAAGGCCATGAAGGCCAGTTTTTCACCTGAGGGACTCATCTAATATTCACAGGGTGCATATGTAATGATCATTCTCAAGCTTGGTGGAAGTGTAATTACCAGGAAGGACTCTGAGGAACCTGCAATAGACAGGGATAACCTTGAGAGGATAGCCTCAGAGATAGCTAACGCTTCACCATCATCATTGATGATAGTGCACGGCGCAGGATCCTTCGGCCACCCCTTTGCAGGGGAGTACAGGATAGGCTCAGAGATAGAGAATGAAGAGGACCTCAAACGCCGACGGTTTGGATTTGCACTGACCCAGAACTGGGTTAAAAAGCTCAACAGTCATGTATGCGACGCGCTCCTTGCTGAGGGAATTCCAGCAGTTTCAATGCAGCCATCAGCCTTCATAAGGGCCCATGGTGGCCGCATAAGCGATGCTGATATCTCAATGATCAGATCATACCTCCATGAGGGTATGGTTCCAGTGGTCTATGGGGACGTTGTACTTGACACAGACAGCAGGGTGAAATTTTCAGTGATATCAGGGGACCAGCTGATAAACCACTTCTCCATGAGGCTGATGCCTGAGAGGGTCATACTTGGAACAGATGTGGATGGTGTCTACACAAGGAACCCGAAGAAGCACCCCGATGCAAGGCTCCTTGATGTTATAAAATCCATCGATGACCTGGAATCCCTGGACGGGACACTGAACACCGACGTCACTGGTGGAATGGTTGGTAAGATAAGGGAACTCCTTCTGCTTGCAGAGAAGGGTGTGGAATCTGAGATAATTAATGCTGCAGTGCCAGGAAATATTGAGAGAGCCCTCCTGGGAGAGGAGGTAAGGGGCACAAGGATCATAGGGGAACATTGAAGACTTCACGATTATCAATCAACATTCAAAGGATGTTATAATTGAGGGAAAACTTTTAAAGGGCGTTAAAACATGATTTCGGACAGGAAACTGGAGCATCTAATCCTGTGCGCCAGCTGTGATGTTGAGTACAGGAAGAAGACAGGCTTCGAGGATATTGAGATAGTTCACAGGGCCGTGCCTGAAATAAATAGGGAAAAGATAGATATAAGCCTCGAATTTCTCGGTAAGGAGTTATCATCCCCTGTGATGATAAGTGCAATCACAGGCGGCCACCCTGCCTCCATGAAGATAAACAGGGAGCTTGCAAGGGCGGCAGAGAAACTTGGAATAGCACTTGGACTTGGAAGTCAGAGGGCAGGGGTTGAGCACCCTGAACTTGAGGGGACCTACACCATAGCAAGGGAGGAGGCACCCTCAGCAATGCTCATAGGAAATATTGGAAGTTCACACACAGAATACGCTGAAAGGGCCGTTGAAATGATAGATGCAGACGCCCTTGCAGTGCACCTCAACCCCCTACAGGAGTCCATCCAGCCTGGAGGAGACGTTGACTCATCAGGGGCCCTTGAATCCATATCATCAATAGTTGAGTCAGTGGACGTCCCGGTAATGGTGAAGGAGACAGGGGTGGGGATATGCTCAGAGGACGCCATTGAACTTGAATCCTGTGGTGTGTCAGCCATAGATGTTGCAGGTGCAGGAGGCACCAGCTGGGCTGCCGTCGAAACATACCGGGCGGACGACCGGTACCTCGGAGAACTCTTCTGGGACTGGGGCATACCAACCGCTGCAAGCACAGTGGAGGTGGTAGAATCTGTCAGCATACCCGTAATAGCATCAGGGGGTATCAGGAGCGGGATCGACGCCGCCAAGGCAATATCCCTCGGCGCAGAAATGGTGGGAATCGCACTCCCGGTCCTTGAAGCAGCAGGGCATGGTTACCGCGATGTTATTAAGGTAATTGAGGGATTCAATGAGGCCCTCAGGACTGCAATGTACCTTGCAGGTGCAGAGACACTTGAGGATCTTAAAAAATCACCAATCATAATCACAGGCCAGACAAGAGAATGGCTGAACGAAAGGGGCTTTGAAACTAAAAAATACGCCAGGAGGTCATAATTTGAGCGTAGAAGTAATTGCGATCGGCGGATACGAGGAAGTTGGTAAGAACATGTCCGCCGTTAAGGTAGGAGACGACGTTGTAATATTTGACATGGGGATTCACCTTGACAGGGTTCACATACATGAGGACACTGATATAGCAAGGATGCACAGCCTTGACCTGATTGAGAGGGGGGTTATACCCGACGACACCCTCATGAAGGACGTGGACGGGAAGGTAAGGGCCATAGTATTCACCCACGGCCACCTTGACCATATAGGTGCCGTTGCAAAACTCGCCCACAGGTACCAGGCACCCATAATAGCAACACCATACACCATAGCACTCATAGAGAGAACAATAAAGGCCGAGAGGAAGTTCAACGTCCTGAACACACTCCAGGTGCTGAACGCCGGGGAGAAGTGTCAGATATCACCGGGCATAACCCTGGAGTTCATCCAGTCAACCCACAGTATACCACAGTCCGTGATAGCAGCCCTCCACACACCAGAGGGCATAATAGTCTATGCACTGGACTTCAAATTCGACGACCACCAGAAGATATCCCCACCACCAGACTACCACCGCCTCAGGGAACTCGGGAGGAAGGGAGTCCTCGCCATGATAGTGGAGACCACAAGGGCCAATGAGAAGCAGGAGGTCAAGACCCACTCAGAGAAGGTTGCAAGGATAGTCCTGGAGGACATAATGAAGAACCCCCTGGAGGAGAAGACAGGGATGATCGTGACAACCTTCTCATCCCACATGGAGCGTATACAGGCCATCAGTGACATAGCATCAAAGAGCGACAGGCAGATGCTCCTCCTGGGAAGGTCAATGGAGCGCTACTGTGGACTGGCAGAGGCCATGGGGATACTGAAACTCCCTGAGAATGCAAGCATATATGGAAGTCCCAAGGCGGTTAACAGGGCCCTTGCACGTGCAGAGGCAAAGCGTGAGGACTACCTACTCATAACCACAGGGCATCAGGGAGAACCAGACGCGCTCCTCCCAAGGATAGCCAATGCAAAGACCCAGTTCAGGGTCCAGAGGGGTGACAATGTTGTGATATCAGCCCCGGTAATCCCTAACCCCATGAACGTGGCCAACAGGAACCTCATGGAGAGGCGTCTGGCATCAAGCGGTGCCAGGATCTACACCAACGCCCACGTATCCGGGCATGCAGGGAGGGAGGACCACAGG
Protein-coding sequences here:
- the mvk gene encoding mevalonate kinase is translated as MKSSASAPAKAILFGEHAVVYGKPAIAAAIDRRVTVTVSESSSTHVTIPSLGIEHISDRPAGGILDYIGRCLELYHDSSPLDILVEMEIPAGSGLGSSAALTVAMIGALDRYHGRDHGPGETAARAHRVEVDVQGAASPLDTAISTYGGLVYLDSQRRVNKFEADLGDLVIAHLDYSGETARMVAGVAERFRRFPDIMGRIMDTVEDITNTAYRELLRNNTEPIGELMNLNQGLLDSMGVSTRELSMMVYEARNAGAAGSKITGAGGGGSIIAHCPGCMDDVVRALNRNWKAMKASFSPEGLI
- a CDS encoding isopentenyl phosphate kinase; its protein translation is MIILKLGGSVITRKDSEEPAIDRDNLERIASEIANASPSSLMIVHGAGSFGHPFAGEYRIGSEIENEEDLKRRRFGFALTQNWVKKLNSHVCDALLAEGIPAVSMQPSAFIRAHGGRISDADISMIRSYLHEGMVPVVYGDVVLDTDSRVKFSVISGDQLINHFSMRLMPERVILGTDVDGVYTRNPKKHPDARLLDVIKSIDDLESLDGTLNTDVTGGMVGKIRELLLLAEKGVESEIINAAVPGNIERALLGEEVRGTRIIGEH
- the fni gene encoding type 2 isopentenyl-diphosphate Delta-isomerase, with amino-acid sequence MISDRKLEHLILCASCDVEYRKKTGFEDIEIVHRAVPEINREKIDISLEFLGKELSSPVMISAITGGHPASMKINRELARAAEKLGIALGLGSQRAGVEHPELEGTYTIAREEAPSAMLIGNIGSSHTEYAERAVEMIDADALAVHLNPLQESIQPGGDVDSSGALESISSIVESVDVPVMVKETGVGICSEDAIELESCGVSAIDVAGAGGTSWAAVETYRADDRYLGELFWDWGIPTAASTVEVVESVSIPVIASGGIRSGIDAAKAISLGAEMVGIALPVLEAAGHGYRDVIKVIEGFNEALRTAMYLAGAETLEDLKKSPIIITGQTREWLNERGFETKKYARRS
- a CDS encoding RNase J family beta-CASP ribonuclease yields the protein MSVEVIAIGGYEEVGKNMSAVKVGDDVVIFDMGIHLDRVHIHEDTDIARMHSLDLIERGVIPDDTLMKDVDGKVRAIVFTHGHLDHIGAVAKLAHRYQAPIIATPYTIALIERTIKAERKFNVLNTLQVLNAGEKCQISPGITLEFIQSTHSIPQSVIAALHTPEGIIVYALDFKFDDHQKISPPPDYHRLRELGRKGVLAMIVETTRANEKQEVKTHSEKVARIVLEDIMKNPLEEKTGMIVTTFSSHMERIQAISDIASKSDRQMLLLGRSMERYCGLAEAMGILKLPENASIYGSPKAVNRALARAEAKREDYLLITTGHQGEPDALLPRIANAKTQFRVQRGDNVVISAPVIPNPMNVANRNLMERRLASSGARIYTNAHVSGHAGREDHRDFIRMLNPMHIIPAHGDLSMLSAYTEIAEEEGYKLGNDIHILRNGQAQVFNGGIR